A region from the Polaribacter sp. Hel1_33_78 genome encodes:
- a CDS encoding Lrp/AsnC family transcriptional regulator has protein sequence MKKFILDEIDHQILDILIENARTPFTDIAKQLLVSAGTIHVRVKKMEDEGIIQGSTLTLNYEKMGYSFIAHVGVFLEKTSMTQNVIENLRKIPNVTVAYVTAGKYNIFCKVRAKGTNDAKDIIYEIDEIPGVNRTETMIALEESINDKKRMMHAIFKEL, from the coding sequence ATGAAAAAGTTCATCTTAGACGAAATAGATCATCAAATATTAGATATCTTAATAGAGAATGCCAGAACACCATTTACGGATATTGCAAAACAATTATTAGTTTCTGCAGGAACAATTCATGTGCGTGTAAAAAAAATGGAAGATGAAGGTATTATTCAAGGTTCTACTTTAACCTTAAACTATGAAAAAATGGGTTATTCTTTCATAGCGCATGTTGGAGTGTTTTTAGAAAAAACTTCTATGACGCAAAATGTGATTGAAAACTTAAGGAAAATACCAAATGTAACAGTAGCTTACGTAACAGCGGGTAAGTATAATATTTTTTGTAAGGTGAGAGCAAAAGGAACGAATGACGCGAAAGACATCATTTATGAAATAGATGAAATTCCGGGAGTAAATAGAACGGAAACGATGATAGCTCTTGAGGAAAGTATTAATGATAAGAAAAGAATGATGCACGCAATTTTTAAAGAATTGTAA
- a CDS encoding M14 family zinc carboxypeptidase, translated as MQILSPELLKNIFKAQKESSLFGKWITLKNIENLFLKYQEAFEIKHLGFSEQERPIYKLKIGKGKKKILLWSQMHGNESTGTKALFDIFNCFSTCSENEFKIILKECTLVFIPMLNPDGSQAYTRVNANNVDLNRDAVNRVAKESNLLRDTLEEFNPQFCFNLHDQRTIFGVEGTKNPATISFLAPSEEETRALTKGRIQTMDVIVAMNRLLQKLIPDFVGRYTDEFYPTATGDNFQKLGYNTILIESGHFPDDYQREIAREHTFYAIIQGLYHIATSDNFNDYESYFTIPNNTKIFYDVIHRYSISKEDVAYQYLDEIMNDQLVSKLNKVDEKDLKLKFGHNEIVFESKKH; from the coding sequence GTGCAAATTTTATCACCAGAGTTATTAAAGAATATTTTTAAAGCTCAAAAAGAATCATCTCTTTTTGGCAAGTGGATTACTCTTAAAAATATTGAAAACCTATTTTTAAAATATCAAGAAGCTTTTGAAATTAAACATTTAGGATTTTCTGAACAGGAAAGACCAATTTATAAATTAAAAATAGGTAAGGGAAAAAAGAAAATTTTATTATGGTCTCAAATGCATGGAAATGAAAGTACAGGTACAAAAGCATTGTTTGATATATTCAATTGCTTTTCTACTTGTTCTGAGAATGAATTTAAAATTATTTTAAAAGAATGTACTTTAGTTTTTATACCCATGTTAAATCCTGATGGCTCTCAAGCGTATACAAGAGTTAATGCAAATAATGTAGATTTAAATAGAGATGCAGTAAATAGAGTTGCAAAAGAAAGTAATCTGTTAAGAGATACTTTAGAGGAATTCAATCCACAGTTTTGTTTTAATTTACATGATCAAAGAACTATTTTTGGCGTAGAAGGAACTAAAAACCCAGCAACTATTTCCTTTTTGGCTCCTTCAGAAGAGGAAACTAGAGCCTTAACAAAAGGTCGAATTCAAACCATGGATGTTATTGTTGCTATGAACAGATTGTTGCAAAAACTTATACCTGATTTTGTTGGTAGATATACAGATGAATTTTACCCAACTGCGACAGGAGATAACTTTCAAAAACTAGGATATAATACAATTTTAATTGAATCGGGTCATTTTCCTGATGACTATCAAAGAGAAATTGCGCGCGAGCATACTTTTTATGCAATTATACAAGGATTGTATCACATTGCAACTTCCGATAATTTTAACGATTATGAATCCTATTTTACAATTCCAAATAATACTAAAATTTTCTATGATGTTATCCATAGATATTCCATTTCAAAAGAAGATGTAGCTTATCAATATTTAGATGAAATTATGAATGATCAATTAGTTTCAAAATTGAATAAAGTTGATGAAAAAGACCTAAAATTGAAATTTGGACATAACGAAATCGTTTTCGAAAGCAAAAAACATTAA